A stretch of Sulfurimonas autotrophica DSM 16294 DNA encodes these proteins:
- the metK gene encoding methionine adenosyltransferase gives MYYFVSEAVSAGHPDKCADIIADSIVDRLLQLDSTAKVATEVFISGKHIIIGGEVKTAALVDTSFYEEIAREALKQIGYPEIGFKKDETLFPDETDIEVYISRQSPDITMGVVKEDDEIGAGDQGMIFGYATSEREDCMPTAFSYARQIRDVLYQYALKNPKIFGVDIKTEIVMDYGSKENFDNCKPQRIAKIIVAIPHNSSVEAEEVQVLVKKIIAEEVNFKAGHFNEDSIVFYINNTGRYVTHSPIADSGLTGRKVVCDTYGSYAPIGGGAQSSKDYSKVDRSALYAARWLAKHIVAAGLAKKALVQLSYVIAEARPIAVTVDTQHTSLIKMKDEELSQIIADKFSLSPKWIMQKFHLNKPSKESFLYADIAAKGQVGYAQYPWEQLDELNWFKSLKE, from the coding sequence ATGTATTATTTTGTTTCAGAAGCTGTATCAGCAGGTCATCCGGATAAATGTGCAGATATTATTGCTGATTCAATTGTAGATAGATTACTGCAGCTTGACTCCACCGCAAAAGTAGCAACGGAGGTATTTATAAGCGGTAAGCATATTATTATTGGAGGAGAAGTTAAAACTGCTGCATTAGTAGATACTTCATTTTATGAAGAGATTGCGAGAGAAGCACTTAAGCAGATAGGATATCCTGAGATTGGATTTAAGAAAGATGAAACACTTTTTCCGGATGAGACAGATATTGAAGTCTATATCAGCAGGCAGTCTCCCGATATTACAATGGGAGTTGTTAAAGAAGATGATGAAATAGGGGCCGGAGATCAGGGAATGATATTTGGATATGCAACAAGTGAGCGTGAAGATTGCATGCCGACAGCTTTTTCTTATGCCAGACAAATAAGAGATGTATTGTATCAATATGCACTTAAAAATCCAAAAATATTCGGAGTAGACATAAAAACTGAAATAGTAATGGATTATGGCAGTAAGGAAAATTTTGATAATTGTAAGCCGCAACGTATTGCAAAAATCATTGTAGCTATTCCGCATAACAGTAGTGTTGAGGCGGAGGAAGTGCAAGTGTTGGTTAAAAAAATCATAGCAGAGGAAGTAAACTTCAAAGCAGGGCATTTTAATGAAGATTCCATTGTGTTTTATATAAACAATACAGGAAGGTATGTAACACATTCGCCGATAGCAGATTCCGGTTTGACAGGAAGAAAGGTAGTCTGTGACACTTATGGAAGTTACGCTCCAATAGGCGGAGGAGCCCAAAGTTCAAAGGACTACAGTAAAGTTGACCGTTCGGCACTTTATGCTGCGAGATGGCTGGCAAAACATATTGTAGCAGCGGGACTTGCAAAAAAAGCTTTGGTACAGCTCTCTTATGTGATTGCCGAAGCCAGACCGATTGCTGTTACGGTCGATACACAACATACAAGTCTAATAAAAATGAAAGATGAAGAACTTTCTCAAATAATTGCAGATAAATTTTCATTAAGTCCCAAATGGATTATGCAAAAGTTTCATTTAAATAAACCAAGTAAAGAGAGTTTTTTATATGCAGATATTGCTGCAAAAGGGCAGGTTGGTTATGCGCAATATCCATGGGAACAGCTAGATGAATTAAACTGGTTTAAAAGCCTAAAAGAATAA
- a CDS encoding TIGR00341 family protein, protein MALRLIEIIVPKAKKKNIIDLKKLPLVIDAWQEENTVSNFIFKILVEAENSEVLIDKVSRLFKKDEIFRIVVQDVEATLPLVEVPLKEPIKKSIGKLTVSREELYNQVAGMAELNYLYLLMIAFATIIASFGFIEDKWVVIIGAMVVAPLIAPNIAFSLGVVLGDKNLGMMGILAMGAGVLLVLAISLILGLTYPPDIASKSLQSTLFFSYADIIVALASGAVAVLAFTSGTAFALIGVMVSISLLPPLVAAGLVLGMGNFYLFSSAITLFLINFVALNLSGVVTFWFQGVRPKNWWEEKKAKHYRLAATGMWLFLLIILIIIIYLTHINFLFT, encoded by the coding sequence ATGGCACTGAGATTAATAGAAATTATTGTACCAAAAGCAAAAAAGAAAAATATTATAGATTTAAAAAAACTGCCGTTAGTTATAGACGCATGGCAGGAAGAAAATACGGTTTCAAATTTTATTTTTAAAATTTTAGTTGAAGCTGAAAATTCTGAAGTCTTAATTGATAAAGTATCAAGACTTTTTAAAAAAGATGAAATATTTCGCATTGTAGTGCAGGATGTCGAAGCAACACTTCCTTTAGTGGAAGTTCCGCTAAAGGAGCCAATCAAAAAAAGTATAGGCAAACTAACAGTGAGCAGAGAAGAGTTGTATAATCAGGTTGCCGGCATGGCAGAACTCAATTATCTTTATCTGCTTATGATTGCATTTGCAACTATTATTGCATCTTTTGGTTTTATAGAAGATAAATGGGTGGTTATTATCGGTGCTATGGTCGTTGCACCGCTAATAGCACCTAATATAGCTTTTTCTTTGGGTGTTGTTCTTGGAGATAAAAATCTTGGAATGATGGGTATACTTGCTATGGGAGCCGGTGTTTTACTGGTGTTGGCAATCTCTTTAATACTCGGTTTGACTTATCCACCTGATATTGCTTCAAAATCTCTGCAAAGTACACTCTTTTTTAGTTATGCAGATATAATCGTCGCACTTGCTTCAGGTGCAGTTGCCGTATTGGCATTTACATCAGGAACAGCCTTTGCCCTTATTGGAGTGATGGTCTCTATCTCTCTTTTACCTCCTTTGGTTGCAGCAGGTTTAGTACTTGGAATGGGAAATTTTTATCTCTTTAGCAGTGCGATAACACTTTTTTTGATTAATTTTGTTGCATTGAATCTTTCTGGCGTTGTAACGTTTTGGTTTCAAGGTGTTCGTCCTAAAAACTGGTGGGAAGAGAAAAAAGCAAAACATTATCGCCTTGCAGCGACAGGCATGTGGCTCTTTTTGTTAATTATTTTAATTATTATTATCTACTTGACGCATATAAATTTCTTATTTACTTAA
- a CDS encoding glycine zipper 2TM domain-containing protein, producing MKKFLVTVLLGSLFFSGCATRGLQEMDANSVNYEMSYQVGIVKRIKPVVIKDNGAGTFVGAITGAVLGSLVGKGRGNTLATLGGGLGGAYVGNQIGKANAQELSVALNDGRNVVVLAKGKDFYVGQRVRIVKHDGRVYSVEAF from the coding sequence ATGAAAAAGTTTTTAGTGACTGTTTTATTGGGAAGTCTGTTTTTTAGCGGATGTGCAACAAGAGGTTTGCAGGAGATGGATGCCAATTCCGTAAATTATGAAATGAGTTATCAGGTCGGAATTGTGAAGCGTATTAAACCTGTTGTTATAAAAGATAACGGAGCAGGTACGTTTGTCGGAGCAATTACGGGTGCAGTTCTTGGCTCATTGGTAGGAAAAGGAAGAGGAAATACTTTAGCAACTCTAGGCGGTGGTTTAGGCGGTGCTTATGTCGGAAACCAAATAGGAAAAGCCAATGCACAGGAGTTGAGCGTAGCACTTAATGACGGTAGGAATGTTGTTGTTCTTGCAAAAGGAAAAGATTTTTATGTCGGTCAGCGAGTCCGTATAGTCAAACATGACGGTAGAGTTTACAGTGTAGAGGCATTTTAA
- a CDS encoding sugar phosphate nucleotidyltransferase, with protein MKAVVMAGGFGTRIQPLTNSRPKPMLPIMNKPMMEYTMMMLKDLGITEFIVLLYFKPEIIQDYFKDGSDFGINISYVIPDDDYGTAGAVKLAQELIGDENFIIISGDLVTDFNFKKLFTFHKEKKSKLSIGLTSVENPLQFGVVIANEEGVIEKFLEKPSWGEVFSDTINTGIYIIEPEILDFIPEGENFDFAKDLFPALMDKKIELMAYNLKGYWRDVGNPQSYREVYEDILGGEVKFKIPGKKKKYPDGVLYSLGENKLADSVEIIGTVVLGHNVTIQRNVKLTNTVIGDNVHIGDASKIKNSVFWEDIQVSRHAFMDSCVICNDNIIEKNVTATAGLILAEGCEVGELTRFDKDVIIWPNKKIEPASVVTNNLILGSKYKNSIFEDGSVYGKSNIELSCEMATKLGEALGAQLPVHSTVLAGRDHDKNSRMIKRAFLGGLVSSGVNILDLKETPPSVLRFTLAHSSNIIAGVHFKRCLNDTASSEITFFNDEAMKIHSESAKTIEKTFFTEKFRRVDYNQIGRIRDTQHNIECSNYQRAIMDNIDHKIVKHENFKVVMDLMHGTTIDIFPKIINDMAVEHVTLNSYYDEQKLTNISMLEKKSRLNVSKIVRCLNYDMGFLIYPNAQQLVLVAENGVVLSKVKALYAVLELLNLDAMNTKKKVFLPTWAPDIRYFKNLIIERGKYSDFKVEKLKEYDLIATVDGNFVFTEFSYTRDAIYASFKIMELLSIYKIDLSILITSLSDFYYKQFKVDCPQKLKGKMMRKFLQYAKGKKSSSEVGVKIWEGKNDWVLMIPDQYSEHLNLYIQAENDEKGELLYESYLKKIEQFSQE; from the coding sequence ATGAAAGCAGTAGTTATGGCGGGCGGATTCGGAACAAGAATCCAGCCTTTGACAAATTCACGGCCTAAGCCGATGTTACCGATAATGAACAAGCCTATGATGGAGTATACAATGATGATGCTCAAAGATTTAGGTATAACAGAGTTTATAGTGCTTTTATATTTTAAACCCGAAATTATTCAAGATTACTTCAAAGACGGCAGTGATTTCGGTATAAATATAAGCTATGTTATACCTGATGATGATTACGGTACGGCGGGAGCCGTGAAACTTGCGCAGGAACTTATAGGGGATGAGAATTTTATTATAATCAGCGGAGACTTAGTTACTGATTTTAACTTTAAAAAACTTTTTACATTCCATAAAGAAAAAAAATCAAAACTCTCCATCGGGCTTACATCTGTTGAAAATCCTCTGCAATTTGGTGTAGTTATAGCCAATGAAGAGGGTGTGATTGAAAAATTTCTTGAAAAACCGAGCTGGGGAGAGGTTTTCAGTGACACCATCAATACCGGTATTTATATAATAGAGCCTGAAATTTTGGATTTTATCCCTGAGGGTGAAAATTTTGATTTTGCAAAAGATTTGTTCCCTGCTTTAATGGATAAAAAGATAGAATTGATGGCTTATAACTTAAAAGGCTATTGGCGTGATGTTGGTAATCCGCAAAGTTATCGAGAGGTATATGAAGATATATTAGGCGGTGAGGTAAAGTTTAAAATACCGGGAAAAAAGAAAAAATACCCTGATGGAGTGCTGTATTCATTAGGTGAAAATAAGCTTGCGGATTCCGTTGAAATTATCGGTACAGTTGTATTGGGCCATAATGTAACGATTCAAAGAAATGTAAAACTTACAAACACTGTTATAGGCGACAACGTACACATAGGGGATGCTAGTAAAATTAAGAATTCTGTCTTTTGGGAAGATATACAAGTCTCTCGGCATGCTTTTATGGATAGTTGTGTTATTTGTAATGATAATATAATTGAAAAAAATGTCACAGCAACTGCAGGGCTTATACTGGCAGAAGGGTGTGAAGTAGGGGAATTAACACGTTTTGACAAAGATGTAATTATATGGCCAAATAAAAAAATAGAACCGGCTTCAGTAGTGACAAATAATCTGATTTTGGGGAGTAAATACAAAAATTCTATTTTTGAAGACGGAAGTGTCTATGGTAAAAGCAACATTGAACTTTCTTGTGAAATGGCTACAAAATTGGGAGAAGCTTTGGGTGCTCAACTGCCGGTTCATTCTACTGTGTTAGCCGGACGTGACCATGATAAAAATTCACGTATGATAAAACGTGCTTTTTTAGGAGGTTTAGTATCATCAGGTGTAAATATATTAGATTTAAAAGAGACACCGCCGTCAGTGCTCAGATTTACTCTTGCTCACAGCAGCAACATTATTGCAGGCGTACATTTTAAAAGATGTTTAAATGATACGGCTAGTTCTGAGATAACATTCTTTAATGATGAAGCAATGAAAATACATTCAGAATCTGCCAAAACAATCGAAAAAACTTTTTTTACAGAGAAATTCCGCCGTGTTGATTATAATCAAATAGGGAGAATTCGAGATACCCAACACAATATAGAGTGTAGTAATTATCAACGGGCTATTATGGATAATATAGACCATAAGATTGTAAAACATGAAAATTTCAAAGTAGTTATGGATTTAATGCATGGTACAACGATAGATATATTTCCAAAAATTATCAATGATATGGCAGTAGAACATGTAACACTTAATTCTTATTATGATGAGCAAAAATTAACGAATATCTCTATGCTGGAGAAAAAATCACGGCTTAATGTATCAAAAATTGTACGCTGCCTTAACTATGATATGGGATTTTTAATCTATCCCAATGCCCAGCAGTTGGTTTTAGTAGCTGAAAACGGTGTTGTTTTGAGTAAAGTAAAAGCTCTGTATGCCGTACTTGAGTTATTGAATTTAGATGCCATGAATACAAAGAAAAAAGTTTTTTTACCGACTTGGGCGCCTGATATAAGATATTTTAAAAATCTTATAATTGAGCGAGGCAAGTATAGTGATTTTAAAGTGGAAAAATTAAAAGAGTATGATTTGATTGCTACGGTGGATGGGAATTTTGTTTTTACGGAATTCAGCTATACCCGTGATGCTATTTATGCGAGTTTTAAAATCATGGAGCTTTTAAGCATCTATAAAATTGATTTGTCAATTCTTATAACGAGTTTGAGCGATTTCTACTATAAACAATTTAAGGTTGATTGTCCACAAAAGTTAAAGGGTAAAATGATGAGAAAATTTCTTCAATATGCAAAGGGGAAGAAATCATCATCAGAAGTGGGTGTGAAAATTTGGGAAGGCAAAAATGATTGGGTATTAATGATACCTGATCAGTACAGCGAACATCTTAACCTCTATATTCAGGCTGAGAATGACGAAAAAGGAGAGTTGCTCTATGAATCATATTTGAAAAAAATAGAGCAGTTTTCACAAGAATAG
- the glgP gene encoding alpha-glucan family phosphorylase yields MINKDPSVNIAIPKLPKAIDGLKEISLNLWWTWNPRGKNLFKRLNAYLWKESSHNPIAMLKNMSKEELDKACADEYFMREYHYVYDMFKVYINDTNIYADEPLPIAYFCAEYGLHHSVPIYSGGLGFLAGDILKESSDMGLPMVGIGFMYPKGYVRQFIGTDGWQNGAEEPLEKDVAPIERVLDKDENHFTIEVPFIDPPVYASVWKINVGRVTLYLLDTDIEKNDPWDRQISSRLYTSDRNQRLRQQIVLGIGGYRVLEELGIEYSILHLNEGHPAFALFERVRSFMENDKLSLDAAIQKVKKTSVFTTHTPLQAATDVYNFDMISASFKDYWEKLGMNKEQFMSFGLNPDNQSAGFNMTVFGINMCDNRNAVSKKHCEVATKIWEHVLPKMKDDKPAMDYVTNGVHLPTWIGDELAEVIMSSLGDKWSLIQDDSALWGFVKEINNKKLWDISQRSKVAMVNFIRERVRIKYAQDGIDPVVAMAEGVLLDPDILTIGFARRMTEYKRPDLILHDLDRLEKILNNSGKPVQIIFAGKAHPSDMAGKKILQHIFKTAQDCRFRGRIAFVEDYGENVAKYLVHGVDIWLNNPQIPMEACGTSGMKASLNGTLHLSVLDGWWPEAYNGKNGWAFGVEPSENAKDASALYDLLENEIVPLFYDVDNKGVPNNWILKMKEAMLSIPPEFSARRMMKDYLEKFYIPISKDLQNKES; encoded by the coding sequence ATGATAAATAAAGACCCGTCTGTTAATATAGCTATACCCAAACTTCCCAAAGCGATTGATGGTTTGAAAGAAATTTCACTTAATTTATGGTGGACATGGAACCCTAGAGGTAAAAATCTTTTTAAACGACTCAATGCCTACCTATGGAAAGAGAGTAGTCATAATCCCATTGCAATGCTTAAAAATATGTCAAAAGAGGAATTAGACAAAGCATGTGCGGACGAATATTTTATGCGTGAATATCATTATGTATATGACATGTTTAAAGTATATATTAATGATACTAATATTTATGCAGATGAACCTCTTCCTATCGCATATTTTTGTGCAGAATACGGTCTGCATCATTCTGTGCCTATTTATTCAGGTGGACTTGGATTTTTAGCGGGAGATATTTTAAAAGAGTCAAGTGATATGGGTCTGCCGATGGTAGGTATAGGTTTTATGTATCCAAAGGGTTATGTTCGTCAGTTTATCGGTACGGATGGTTGGCAAAACGGAGCAGAAGAGCCTTTAGAAAAAGATGTAGCACCGATTGAAAGAGTTTTAGATAAAGATGAAAATCACTTTACAATAGAGGTGCCCTTTATTGATCCGCCCGTATATGCAAGTGTATGGAAAATTAATGTCGGTCGGGTTACGCTTTATCTGCTTGATACCGATATTGAAAAAAATGATCCTTGGGACAGGCAGATTTCTTCAAGACTTTATACCTCCGATAGAAATCAAAGACTGCGACAGCAGATTGTACTCGGTATAGGCGGGTACAGAGTGCTTGAGGAACTCGGTATTGAGTATTCCATTTTACATCTTAATGAAGGGCATCCTGCTTTTGCTCTTTTTGAGAGAGTGAGAAGTTTTATGGAAAATGATAAATTAAGTTTGGATGCAGCTATCCAAAAAGTGAAAAAGACATCTGTATTTACAACGCATACGCCACTTCAAGCCGCGACTGATGTTTATAATTTTGACATGATAAGTGCATCCTTTAAAGATTACTGGGAAAAATTAGGGATGAATAAAGAGCAATTCATGAGTTTTGGACTTAACCCTGATAATCAAAGTGCAGGTTTTAATATGACGGTTTTCGGTATAAATATGTGTGATAACAGAAATGCAGTCAGTAAAAAGCATTGTGAAGTGGCTACAAAAATATGGGAACATGTGCTGCCAAAAATGAAAGATGATAAACCGGCTATGGATTATGTGACAAACGGTGTGCATTTGCCGACATGGATTGGTGATGAACTTGCTGAGGTAATAATGAGTTCTTTAGGAGACAAATGGAGTTTGATACAAGATGACAGTGCATTATGGGGTTTTGTAAAGGAAATAAATAACAAAAAACTTTGGGATATTTCACAAAGAAGCAAAGTTGCAATGGTTAACTTTATAAGAGAGCGTGTGCGGATTAAATATGCGCAAGATGGAATAGACCCTGTTGTGGCTATGGCGGAGGGAGTATTGTTAGATCCGGATATTTTAACAATTGGCTTTGCCCGTCGTATGACTGAATATAAACGGCCTGATTTGATTTTGCATGATTTAGACAGACTGGAGAAAATTTTAAATAATAGCGGTAAGCCTGTTCAAATTATTTTTGCAGGGAAAGCTCATCCTTCTGATATGGCAGGGAAAAAAATACTGCAGCATATATTTAAGACAGCTCAAGATTGCAGATTTAGAGGGCGCATAGCTTTTGTGGAAGATTATGGTGAAAATGTTGCAAAGTATTTAGTTCATGGTGTAGATATATGGCTGAATAATCCACAAATTCCTATGGAGGCTTGCGGTACGAGCGGTATGAAGGCTTCGCTCAATGGCACACTTCATTTGTCAGTTTTAGATGGCTGGTGGCCGGAGGCTTACAATGGAAAAAATGGTTGGGCATTCGGAGTAGAACCGTCTGAGAATGCCAAAGATGCCTCAGCTTTATATGATTTACTGGAAAATGAAATAGTGCCGCTTTTTTATGATGTAGATAATAAAGGAGTGCCTAATAACTGGATACTAAAAATGAAAGAGGCAATGCTAAGCATACCGCCTGAGTTCAGTGCAAGGAGAATGATGAAGGATTATCTTGAAAAATTCTACATTCCTATATCAAAAGACTTGCAAAATAAAGAGAGTTAG
- the gap gene encoding type I glyceraldehyde-3-phosphate dehydrogenase yields MKKRVAINGLGRIGNQVLRHYINNLPQNCEIVAANTSSVEDAAYLLQYDSVHGRAGFDIQTRENKLIIDRHEITIVSSHNPLELPWKELGIDIVIDCTGRFTDGTLAVQHIQAGAKKVLISAPGKNVDLTIVKGVNHQAYDSAKHHIISNASCTTNSLAPVMKVLEEEFGVENAMITTTHAYTSSQVTVDKRAKKRRRGRAAAVNIIPTTTGAAVATIEVIPALEGKMEAMALRVPVPDGAITEVVALLNKDVNADEVNAAFIKASQGELQGILEFTKDEIVSSDILGNRHSSIVDGLSTSVIGGRMVKVMAWYDNEYGYSQRLLEVADYMASKL; encoded by the coding sequence ATGAAAAAACGTGTAGCAATTAACGGTTTGGGGCGTATAGGAAATCAGGTACTCAGACATTATATTAATAATCTGCCGCAAAACTGTGAGATAGTTGCGGCAAATACTTCAAGCGTAGAAGATGCGGCATATCTTTTACAATATGATTCTGTTCACGGGCGGGCAGGCTTTGATATACAAACAAGAGAAAATAAACTTATTATTGACAGACATGAAATAACGATAGTAAGCAGTCATAATCCCCTGGAATTACCATGGAAAGAACTCGGCATAGATATTGTCATAGACTGTACGGGACGTTTTACCGATGGAACACTGGCAGTACAGCATATTCAGGCAGGCGCCAAAAAAGTATTAATTTCAGCACCGGGAAAAAATGTTGATTTGACAATAGTAAAAGGTGTGAATCATCAAGCGTATGACAGTGCAAAACATCATATCATTTCAAATGCATCGTGTACCACAAATTCATTAGCACCTGTTATGAAAGTATTGGAAGAAGAGTTTGGGGTAGAAAATGCCATGATAACGACAACACATGCCTATACATCTTCACAGGTAACGGTTGACAAGCGTGCAAAAAAACGCAGACGCGGTCGTGCAGCTGCTGTAAATATCATACCTACTACAACAGGGGCGGCGGTCGCAACTATTGAAGTCATCCCGGCTTTGGAGGGAAAAATGGAAGCGATGGCGTTGAGGGTTCCTGTACCTGACGGTGCTATTACAGAAGTTGTGGCACTGCTAAACAAAGATGTGAATGCAGATGAGGTGAATGCAGCTTTTATAAAGGCTTCACAAGGCGAACTGCAGGGAATTTTGGAGTTTACAAAAGATGAAATAGTCTCCTCCGATATTTTAGGAAATCGTCACTCATCTATTGTGGACGGACTTTCAACCTCCGTCATAGGAGGACGAATGGTTAAAGTAATGGCGTGGTATGATAATGAATACGGATATTCACAAAGACTGCTTGAAGTAGCTGACTATATGGCTTCAAAATTATAA
- the pgm gene encoding phosphoglucomutase (alpha-D-glucose-1,6-bisphosphate-dependent), whose translation MLSPLAGKLTPHSKLIDVASLIADYYEYEPDYSLESQKVSFGTSGHRGSAFKKSFNEAHVLAITQAVCEYKKKMGYNSVLYIGKDTHALSTPAQMSAVRVCAANGIHIAIAKDGIYTPTPLISFAILEHNKKEQATADGIVITPSHNPPSDGGFKYNPPNGGPADTDVTSLIEKRANEILKNNLEDVAFVSYEKALQSQYVTEYDFITPYVEALSKIIDFKAIKNAKFKLAADPLGGSSIQVYEKIKEYYHLDMDIIHPYADFTFSFMTLDHDGKIRMDCSSPYAMASLLKLKEKYDLAFANDTDADRHGIVTPKGGLINPNHYLSVAIWYLFTHRKNFTKDLKVGKTLVSSSMIDRICANLGIEVYEVPVGFKWFAQGLFEGWLGFGGEESAGASFLRNDASVWTTDKDGLIMTLLSAEIMAVTGKDIADIYAEFEKEFGASYYARIDAPATLEQKKILKNLNADSIDIQMLGDEKIEKILTKASGNGAAIGGLKIVTQNGWVAMRPSGTEDIYKIYAESFLSKEHLSAIQKEAQEIMKGLFSEARFSNAKV comes from the coding sequence ATGTTGAGTCCGCTAGCAGGGAAATTAACTCCTCATTCAAAGTTAATAGATGTTGCCTCACTGATTGCCGATTATTATGAATATGAACCTGATTACTCTTTAGAGAGCCAAAAGGTGAGCTTTGGAACGTCCGGTCATCGTGGAAGTGCATTTAAAAAAAGTTTCAATGAGGCACATGTCTTGGCAATTACTCAAGCGGTATGTGAGTACAAAAAAAAGATGGGTTATAACAGTGTGCTCTACATTGGCAAAGATACACATGCACTCTCAACGCCTGCACAAATGAGTGCTGTTCGTGTATGTGCAGCAAATGGTATTCATATTGCCATCGCTAAAGATGGAATTTATACACCGACCCCTTTAATCTCCTTTGCAATTTTAGAGCATAATAAAAAAGAACAAGCGACGGCAGACGGCATCGTTATTACCCCTTCACACAACCCTCCTTCTGACGGCGGTTTTAAATATAATCCGCCAAACGGAGGACCTGCCGATACCGATGTAACTTCTCTTATAGAAAAACGCGCGAATGAAATACTCAAAAACAATCTTGAGGATGTAGCATTTGTCTCCTATGAAAAGGCACTCCAATCCCAATATGTTACAGAGTATGATTTTATCACGCCTTATGTAGAAGCACTCTCTAAAATTATAGATTTTAAAGCGATAAAAAATGCTAAATTTAAGTTAGCGGCAGACCCATTGGGCGGTTCATCCATACAGGTTTACGAGAAAATAAAAGAGTATTATCATCTTGATATGGATATTATCCATCCATATGCAGATTTTACTTTTTCTTTTATGACACTGGATCATGACGGAAAAATCCGTATGGACTGCTCATCACCTTATGCGATGGCTTCACTGCTTAAACTCAAAGAGAAGTATGATTTGGCTTTTGCAAATGATACAGATGCAGACAGACATGGAATAGTTACACCAAAAGGCGGACTTATTAATCCGAACCATTATTTGAGTGTGGCTATTTGGTACCTCTTTACGCATAGAAAAAACTTTACCAAAGATTTAAAAGTTGGAAAAACTTTAGTCTCAAGTTCTATGATAGACAGAATCTGCGCAAATCTCGGTATAGAAGTTTATGAAGTGCCGGTAGGTTTTAAATGGTTTGCCCAAGGTCTGTTTGAGGGATGGCTTGGTTTTGGCGGAGAAGAGAGTGCGGGAGCATCTTTTTTAAGAAACGATGCCTCTGTATGGACGACAGACAAAGACGGGTTGATTATGACACTGCTTTCAGCTGAGATTATGGCAGTGACCGGTAAAGATATTGCAGATATTTATGCAGAATTTGAAAAAGAGTTCGGGGCTTCTTATTATGCGCGTATAGATGCTCCTGCTACGCTGGAGCAAAAAAAGATACTCAAAAATCTCAATGCGGACTCTATAGATATTCAAATGCTCGGCGATGAAAAAATCGAAAAAATTCTTACCAAAGCTTCAGGCAACGGTGCAGCCATAGGCGGACTCAAAATTGTCACACAAAACGGCTGGGTTGCCATGCGACCGTCGGGAACAGAAGATATTTATAAAATATATGCCGAAAGTTTTCTCTCAAAAGAGCATTTAAGTGCTATTCAAAAAGAAGCGCAGGAAATTATGAAAGGTTTATTTTCCGAAGCAAGGTTTTCAAACGCTAAAGTGTGA